One genomic window of Punica granatum isolate Tunisia-2019 chromosome 1, ASM765513v2, whole genome shotgun sequence includes the following:
- the LOC116192594 gene encoding cytochrome P450 71A9-like isoform X2: protein MKICAFSIIFLSCTPLGQAKDLPPGPPCLPVIGNLHQLDCSAVHRSLWKLSKTYGPLMSLKIGSIPFQVVSSARMAREIIKNHDPEFSARPQPRVMQKLSYNGLDVAFTSYPDKYWREMRRLYVLHVFSPKRVQSSQSIREDEVSKMIMDISRYASSSKAINLSKSFLSLTSTIISRIAFRKDYTSRKFTNADFYWLLHEALALLASLSFEDYFPVVGGMIDHFTGLPSRIQRVFGELDSFYETIIKEHLTRDRAGSEEQDIIDFLLQLRQDNKSSSLDITTDRIKAIIMNIFIGGTDTNAATLEWAMTALRNHPGVMTRLQEETRALFGHKDFISEDDLPSLPYLTAVVKETLRLYPPVPLLLPRQTASHCTIDCYNIKPKSRVLFNAFAIGMDPEYWGSDPEAFFPERFMDSSVDFKGQDFGLIPFGSGRRGCPGVLLASHVVELALANLANSFDWELPQGMEGEAVDTEAAPGTTTHRKTDLCLLPKMKAHYSIEQEPS from the exons ATGAAGATATGTGCATTCAGTATTATATTCTTATCCTGCACGCCGCTTG GCCAAGCCAAGGATTTGCCGCCAGGCCCGCCCTGCCTTCCGGTGATCGGGAACCTCCACCAGCTCGACTGCTCCGCAGTGCACCGTTCCCtatggaagctctccaagacTTATGGACCCCTCATGTCGTTGAAGATCGGGAGCATCCCATTCCAAGTGGTTTCATCGGCAAGAATGGCAAGGGAGATTATAAAAAACCACGACCCTGAATTCTCCGCTCGTCCCCAGCCCAGAGTGATGCAAAAACTGTCTTATAACGGCCTTGATGTGGCCTTCACGAGCTATCCCGACAAATACTGGAGGGAAATGAGGAGGCTCTATGTCCTTCACGTCTTCAGCCCCAAAAGGGTCCAATCATCTCAGTCCATTCGAGAGGACGAGGTTTCAAAGATGATTATGGACATCTCGAGGTACGCGTCATCCTCGAAAGCAATAAACTTGAGCAAAAGTTTTCTCTCCCTGACAAGCACGATCATCTCTAGGATCGCGTTCAGAAAAGACTACACCTCGAGAAAGTTCACGAATGCCGATTTCTATTGGCTCCTCCATGAGGCCCTAGCCCTCCTTGCTAGCCTCTCTTTTGAAGACTATTTCCCTGTGGTTGGCGGTATGATCGATCACTTCACAGGACTTCCCTCTCGCATACAGAGAGTTTTTGGGGAGTTGGATTCATTCTACGAGACGATAATCAAAGAGCACCTCACTCGGGACAGGGCCGGTTCCGAGGAACAAGACATAATCGACTTCTTACTGCAACTGAGACAGGACAATAAGTCATCCTCGCTTGATATCACCACTGATCGCATCAAAGCAATCATCATG AACATATTCATAGGGGGAACAGACACAAATGCAGCAACCTTGGAATGGGCGATGACAGCATTAAGGAATCATCCTGGAGTTATGACCAGACTCCAAGAGGAAACAAGGGCCCTTTTCGGGCACAAGGATTTCATATCCGAGGACGACCTCCCGAGCCTCCCTTACCTCACTGCAGTGGTCAAGGAGACCCTGAGACTGTATCCTCCTGTTCCGCTGCTACTTCCACGGCAGACAGCCAGTCACTGCACTATCGACTGTTACAACATCAAACCCAAGTCCCGGGTTCTCTTCAACGCGTTTGCGATTGGAATGGACCCCGAGTACTGGGGGTCGGACCCGGAAGCGTTCTTTCCGGAGAGGTTCATGGACAGCTCCGTGGACTTCAAGGGACAGGACTTTGGGCTGATCCCATTTGGGAGTGGAAGAAGAGGCTGCCCTGGTGTGCTCTTAGCAAGCCATGTAGTGGAATTAGCACTTGCTAACTTGGCGAACTCCTTCGACTGGGAACTTCCCCAAGGAATGGAGGGAGAGGCAGTGGATACAGAAGCTGCTCCTGGGACTACTACCCACAGGAAGACTGATCTATGCCTCCTGCCAAAGATGAAAGCTCATTACTCGATCGAACAGGAGCCATCGTAG
- the LOC116192594 gene encoding cytochrome P450 71A9-like isoform X4: MWLLSLLVFFFLLLLFIFLLKPIGQAKDLPPGPPCLPVIGNLHQLDCSAVHRSLWKLSKTYGPLMSLKIGSIPFQVVSSARMAREIIKNHDPEFSARPQPRVMQKLSYNGLDVAFTSYPDKYWREMRRLYVLHVFSPKRVQSSQSIREDEVSKMIMDISRKDYTSRKFTNADFYWLLHEALALLASLSFEDYFPVVGGMIDHFTGLPSRIQRVFGELDSFYETIIKEHLTRDRAGSEEQDIIDFLLQLRQDNKSSSLDITTDRIKAIIMNIFIGGTDTNAATLEWAMTALRNHPGVMTRLQEETRALFGHKDFISEDDLPSLPYLTAVVKETLRLYPPVPLLLPRQTASHCTIDCYNIKPKSRVLFNAFAIGMDPEYWGSDPEAFFPERFMDSSVDFKGQDFGLIPFGSGRRGCPGVLLASHVVELALANLANSFDWELPQGMEGEAVDTEAAPGTTTHRKTDLCLLPKMKAHYSIEQEPS, from the exons ATGTGGCTCCTTTCACTCCTTGTATTCTTCTTTCTGTTACTTCTCTTTATCTTCCTTCTGAAACCCATAGGCCAAGCCAAGGATTTGCCGCCAGGCCCGCCCTGCCTTCCGGTGATCGGGAACCTCCACCAGCTCGACTGCTCCGCAGTGCACCGTTCCCtatggaagctctccaagacTTATGGACCCCTCATGTCGTTGAAGATCGGGAGCATCCCATTCCAAGTGGTTTCATCGGCAAGAATGGCAAGGGAGATTATAAAAAACCACGACCCTGAATTCTCCGCTCGTCCCCAGCCCAGAGTGATGCAAAAACTGTCTTATAACGGCCTTGATGTGGCCTTCACGAGCTATCCCGACAAATACTGGAGGGAAATGAGGAGGCTCTATGTCCTTCACGTCTTCAGCCCCAAAAGGGTCCAATCATCTCAGTCCATTCGAGAGGACGAGGTTTCAAAGATGATTATGGACATCTCGAG AAAAGACTACACCTCGAGAAAGTTCACGAATGCCGATTTCTATTGGCTCCTCCATGAGGCCCTAGCCCTCCTTGCTAGCCTCTCTTTTGAAGACTATTTCCCTGTGGTTGGCGGTATGATCGATCACTTCACAGGACTTCCCTCTCGCATACAGAGAGTTTTTGGGGAGTTGGATTCATTCTACGAGACGATAATCAAAGAGCACCTCACTCGGGACAGGGCCGGTTCCGAGGAACAAGACATAATCGACTTCTTACTGCAACTGAGACAGGACAATAAGTCATCCTCGCTTGATATCACCACTGATCGCATCAAAGCAATCATCATG AACATATTCATAGGGGGAACAGACACAAATGCAGCAACCTTGGAATGGGCGATGACAGCATTAAGGAATCATCCTGGAGTTATGACCAGACTCCAAGAGGAAACAAGGGCCCTTTTCGGGCACAAGGATTTCATATCCGAGGACGACCTCCCGAGCCTCCCTTACCTCACTGCAGTGGTCAAGGAGACCCTGAGACTGTATCCTCCTGTTCCGCTGCTACTTCCACGGCAGACAGCCAGTCACTGCACTATCGACTGTTACAACATCAAACCCAAGTCCCGGGTTCTCTTCAACGCGTTTGCGATTGGAATGGACCCCGAGTACTGGGGGTCGGACCCGGAAGCGTTCTTTCCGGAGAGGTTCATGGACAGCTCCGTGGACTTCAAGGGACAGGACTTTGGGCTGATCCCATTTGGGAGTGGAAGAAGAGGCTGCCCTGGTGTGCTCTTAGCAAGCCATGTAGTGGAATTAGCACTTGCTAACTTGGCGAACTCCTTCGACTGGGAACTTCCCCAAGGAATGGAGGGAGAGGCAGTGGATACAGAAGCTGCTCCTGGGACTACTACCCACAGGAAGACTGATCTATGCCTCCTGCCAAAGATGAAAGCTCATTACTCGATCGAACAGGAGCCATCGTAG
- the LOC116192594 gene encoding cytochrome P450 71A9-like isoform X1 — MWLLSLLVFFFLLLLFIFLLKPIGQAKDLPPGPPCLPVIGNLHQLDCSAVHRSLWKLSKTYGPLMSLKIGSIPFQVVSSARMAREIIKNHDPEFSARPQPRVMQKLSYNGLDVAFTSYPDKYWREMRRLYVLHVFSPKRVQSSQSIREDEVSKMIMDISRYASSSKAINLSKSFLSLTSTIISRIAFRKDYTSRKFTNADFYWLLHEALALLASLSFEDYFPVVGGMIDHFTGLPSRIQRVFGELDSFYETIIKEHLTRDRAGSEEQDIIDFLLQLRQDNKSSSLDITTDRIKAIIMNIFIGGTDTNAATLEWAMTALRNHPGVMTRLQEETRALFGHKDFISEDDLPSLPYLTAVVKETLRLYPPVPLLLPRQTASHCTIDCYNIKPKSRVLFNAFAIGMDPEYWGSDPEAFFPERFMDSSVDFKGQDFGLIPFGSGRRGCPGVLLASHVVELALANLANSFDWELPQGMEGEAVDTEAAPGTTTHRKTDLCLLPKMKAHYSIEQEPS; from the exons ATGTGGCTCCTTTCACTCCTTGTATTCTTCTTTCTGTTACTTCTCTTTATCTTCCTTCTGAAACCCATAGGCCAAGCCAAGGATTTGCCGCCAGGCCCGCCCTGCCTTCCGGTGATCGGGAACCTCCACCAGCTCGACTGCTCCGCAGTGCACCGTTCCCtatggaagctctccaagacTTATGGACCCCTCATGTCGTTGAAGATCGGGAGCATCCCATTCCAAGTGGTTTCATCGGCAAGAATGGCAAGGGAGATTATAAAAAACCACGACCCTGAATTCTCCGCTCGTCCCCAGCCCAGAGTGATGCAAAAACTGTCTTATAACGGCCTTGATGTGGCCTTCACGAGCTATCCCGACAAATACTGGAGGGAAATGAGGAGGCTCTATGTCCTTCACGTCTTCAGCCCCAAAAGGGTCCAATCATCTCAGTCCATTCGAGAGGACGAGGTTTCAAAGATGATTATGGACATCTCGAGGTACGCGTCATCCTCGAAAGCAATAAACTTGAGCAAAAGTTTTCTCTCCCTGACAAGCACGATCATCTCTAGGATCGCGTTCAGAAAAGACTACACCTCGAGAAAGTTCACGAATGCCGATTTCTATTGGCTCCTCCATGAGGCCCTAGCCCTCCTTGCTAGCCTCTCTTTTGAAGACTATTTCCCTGTGGTTGGCGGTATGATCGATCACTTCACAGGACTTCCCTCTCGCATACAGAGAGTTTTTGGGGAGTTGGATTCATTCTACGAGACGATAATCAAAGAGCACCTCACTCGGGACAGGGCCGGTTCCGAGGAACAAGACATAATCGACTTCTTACTGCAACTGAGACAGGACAATAAGTCATCCTCGCTTGATATCACCACTGATCGCATCAAAGCAATCATCATG AACATATTCATAGGGGGAACAGACACAAATGCAGCAACCTTGGAATGGGCGATGACAGCATTAAGGAATCATCCTGGAGTTATGACCAGACTCCAAGAGGAAACAAGGGCCCTTTTCGGGCACAAGGATTTCATATCCGAGGACGACCTCCCGAGCCTCCCTTACCTCACTGCAGTGGTCAAGGAGACCCTGAGACTGTATCCTCCTGTTCCGCTGCTACTTCCACGGCAGACAGCCAGTCACTGCACTATCGACTGTTACAACATCAAACCCAAGTCCCGGGTTCTCTTCAACGCGTTTGCGATTGGAATGGACCCCGAGTACTGGGGGTCGGACCCGGAAGCGTTCTTTCCGGAGAGGTTCATGGACAGCTCCGTGGACTTCAAGGGACAGGACTTTGGGCTGATCCCATTTGGGAGTGGAAGAAGAGGCTGCCCTGGTGTGCTCTTAGCAAGCCATGTAGTGGAATTAGCACTTGCTAACTTGGCGAACTCCTTCGACTGGGAACTTCCCCAAGGAATGGAGGGAGAGGCAGTGGATACAGAAGCTGCTCCTGGGACTACTACCCACAGGAAGACTGATCTATGCCTCCTGCCAAAGATGAAAGCTCATTACTCGATCGAACAGGAGCCATCGTAG
- the LOC116192594 gene encoding cytochrome P450 71A9-like isoform X3 has translation MWLLSLLVFFFLLLLFIFLLKPIGQAKDLPPGPPCLPVIGNLHQLDCSAVHRSLWKLSKTYGPLMSLKIGSIPFQVVSSARMAREIIKNHDPEFSARPQPRVMQKLSYNGLDVAFTSYPDKYWREMRRLYVLHVFSPKRVQSSQSIREDEVSKMIMDISRIAFRKDYTSRKFTNADFYWLLHEALALLASLSFEDYFPVVGGMIDHFTGLPSRIQRVFGELDSFYETIIKEHLTRDRAGSEEQDIIDFLLQLRQDNKSSSLDITTDRIKAIIMNIFIGGTDTNAATLEWAMTALRNHPGVMTRLQEETRALFGHKDFISEDDLPSLPYLTAVVKETLRLYPPVPLLLPRQTASHCTIDCYNIKPKSRVLFNAFAIGMDPEYWGSDPEAFFPERFMDSSVDFKGQDFGLIPFGSGRRGCPGVLLASHVVELALANLANSFDWELPQGMEGEAVDTEAAPGTTTHRKTDLCLLPKMKAHYSIEQEPS, from the exons ATGTGGCTCCTTTCACTCCTTGTATTCTTCTTTCTGTTACTTCTCTTTATCTTCCTTCTGAAACCCATAGGCCAAGCCAAGGATTTGCCGCCAGGCCCGCCCTGCCTTCCGGTGATCGGGAACCTCCACCAGCTCGACTGCTCCGCAGTGCACCGTTCCCtatggaagctctccaagacTTATGGACCCCTCATGTCGTTGAAGATCGGGAGCATCCCATTCCAAGTGGTTTCATCGGCAAGAATGGCAAGGGAGATTATAAAAAACCACGACCCTGAATTCTCCGCTCGTCCCCAGCCCAGAGTGATGCAAAAACTGTCTTATAACGGCCTTGATGTGGCCTTCACGAGCTATCCCGACAAATACTGGAGGGAAATGAGGAGGCTCTATGTCCTTCACGTCTTCAGCCCCAAAAGGGTCCAATCATCTCAGTCCATTCGAGAGGACGAGGTTTCAAAGATGATTATGGACATCTCGAG GATCGCGTTCAGAAAAGACTACACCTCGAGAAAGTTCACGAATGCCGATTTCTATTGGCTCCTCCATGAGGCCCTAGCCCTCCTTGCTAGCCTCTCTTTTGAAGACTATTTCCCTGTGGTTGGCGGTATGATCGATCACTTCACAGGACTTCCCTCTCGCATACAGAGAGTTTTTGGGGAGTTGGATTCATTCTACGAGACGATAATCAAAGAGCACCTCACTCGGGACAGGGCCGGTTCCGAGGAACAAGACATAATCGACTTCTTACTGCAACTGAGACAGGACAATAAGTCATCCTCGCTTGATATCACCACTGATCGCATCAAAGCAATCATCATG AACATATTCATAGGGGGAACAGACACAAATGCAGCAACCTTGGAATGGGCGATGACAGCATTAAGGAATCATCCTGGAGTTATGACCAGACTCCAAGAGGAAACAAGGGCCCTTTTCGGGCACAAGGATTTCATATCCGAGGACGACCTCCCGAGCCTCCCTTACCTCACTGCAGTGGTCAAGGAGACCCTGAGACTGTATCCTCCTGTTCCGCTGCTACTTCCACGGCAGACAGCCAGTCACTGCACTATCGACTGTTACAACATCAAACCCAAGTCCCGGGTTCTCTTCAACGCGTTTGCGATTGGAATGGACCCCGAGTACTGGGGGTCGGACCCGGAAGCGTTCTTTCCGGAGAGGTTCATGGACAGCTCCGTGGACTTCAAGGGACAGGACTTTGGGCTGATCCCATTTGGGAGTGGAAGAAGAGGCTGCCCTGGTGTGCTCTTAGCAAGCCATGTAGTGGAATTAGCACTTGCTAACTTGGCGAACTCCTTCGACTGGGAACTTCCCCAAGGAATGGAGGGAGAGGCAGTGGATACAGAAGCTGCTCCTGGGACTACTACCCACAGGAAGACTGATCTATGCCTCCTGCCAAAGATGAAAGCTCATTACTCGATCGAACAGGAGCCATCGTAG